A single genomic interval of Zingiber officinale cultivar Zhangliang chromosome 4A, Zo_v1.1, whole genome shotgun sequence harbors:
- the LOC121971572 gene encoding pentatricopeptide repeat-containing protein DOT4, chloroplastic-like, translating into MFKRQARVGIGKATSASAANYLQQLPRHFLLPRNHPSSNELNCSPEPTTRQWNYDLKVHIDAGDFRAALSLFSAMRHQGSANLDHYTLPLLNRTTANRIELGEAFHSLAIRIGLAGDVYFCNTMVEAYARNGRVPSARRLFEEMPLRDVVTWTSLLSGYVSAGDSPEAFHLFCQMRGDGLEVNQVTMAVLLRACCGSEHKVAGCQLQAFATKAGLQSHDLVQNSILSMFSRLACFEEVMKLFVSIRNRSIASWNILLSSYSFMGDVSGVVECYRKMRLEVTPSNETLTLLISAFAKCEHLPGGREVHCNAIKTGQIDSVLRATLVDFYIKCGELKSAVILHDECQLKSSTIWSIMMWGLIQNGEFLEAVNVFERMQKSVIKPCKDVLRALVVAYTNLGALLLGRGLHGYMTRNCCEATLGDTLLQTSLVNIYAKCGSILSARKCFDKIVIKDTIAWTSMLEGYAIHGLGLEALELFYQMQKEGIRPNSITFLILLSACSHSGLVREGCALFNCMENEFGIEPNVSHYTCLVDLLGRSGKLHEALDVINNMSVEPDARIWGALLASCRTQSDVVLGDFAAKKVFELEPDNVGYQVVLSNIFASDGMWEETESSRNPKGENNFRKKPGWSSIQVKCGLTMFVSWDKSHSQLNKIYEIIEVLRRHSEEL; encoded by the coding sequence ATGTTCAAGCGGCAAGCTCGTGTTGGAATTGGAAAGGCAACGTCTGCTTCCGCTGCCAACTACCTGCAACAACTTCCTCGCCATTTCCTTCTCCCGCGTAACCACCCTTCGTCCAATGAACTTAACTGCTCGCCGGAGCCAACTACGCGCCAGTGGAACTACGATCTCAAAGTCCATATCGATGCCGGCGACTTCCGCGCcgctctctccctcttctccgccATGCGCCATCAAGGCAGCGCTAACCTCGACCATTACACGCTTCCCCTCCTCAACCGGACCACGGCGAATCGGATTGAGCTCGGAGAAGCCTTCCATTCCCTCGCTATCAGGATTGGCCTCGCAGGTGATGTCTATTTCTGCAACACCATGGTGGAGGCGTACGCTAGGAATGGCCGAGTCCCCTCGGCCCGACGGCTGTTCGAAGAAATGCCTCTTAGGGATGTGGTAACTTGGACGTCCTTGTTATCCGGTTATGTTAGCGCGGGAGACTCTCCCGAGGCATTCCACTTGTTCTGCCAAATGCGAGGGGATGGTCTTGAGGTGAATCAAGTCACAATGGCGGTCTTGCTTCGAGCATGCTGTGGTTCCGAACACAAGGTCGCAGGGTGCCAACTACAAGCGTTTGCGACCAAGGCAGGCCTCCAAAGCCATGacttggttcaaaattcaattttgagCATGTTCAGTAGATTGGCTTGCTTCGAAGAGGTCATGAAGCTCTTTGTCAGCATCCGAAACAGGAGCATTGCCTCTTGGAATATCCTCCTATCATCCTACTCTTTCATGGGGGATGTTTCCGGTGTAGTCGAGTGCTATAGGAAGATGAGACTAGAGGTGACTCCTAGCAATGAGACTCTGACTTTGCTCATCTCTGCATTCGCCAAGTGCGAGCATCTCCCTGGTGGAAGAGAGGTGCATTGCAATGCCATAAAAACTGGACAGATTGACTCAGTTCTGCGTGCCACTCTCGTCGATTTCTATATTAAATGTGGTGAACTGAAATCAGCAGTCATTTTGCATGATGAATGCCAATTGAAGAGCAGCACCATATGGAGCATCATGATGTGGGGCCTTATTCAGAATGGTGAGTTCTTGGAAGCTGTCAACGTGTTTGAAAGAATGCAAAAGTCTGTAATTAAGCCTTGTAAGGATGTTCTAAGGGCCTTAGTTGTCGCATATACTAACTTGGGAGCTTTGCTGTTGGGTAGAGGACTTCATGGGTACATGACAAGGAATTGTTGCGAAGCTACCTTAGGTGATACACTTCTTCAGACCTCTTTGGTTAACATTTATGCAAAGTGTGGAAGCATTCTCTCAGCACGCAAGTGTTTCGATAAAATAGTCATAAAAGATACCATAGCATGGACTTCAATGCTGGAAGGATATGCTATTCATGGACTTGGCTTAGAGGCTTTGGAGTTATTCTACCAGATGCAAAAGGAAGGTATCAGGCCAAACAGCATCACCTTTCTAATTTTGTTGTCTGCCTGCAGCCATTCGGGGCTTGTAAGAGAAGGTTGTGCGCTGTTCAACTGCATGGAGAACGAATTCGGAATTGAGCCCAACGTAAGCCATTATACCTGCTTGGTCGACTTGCTTGGCCGATCTGGGAAGCTTCACGAAGCGCTTGACGTGATAAACAATATGAGTGTTGAGCCTGATGCTAGAATTTGGGGTGCACTTCTTGCATCTTGCAGGACACAGTCAGATGTTGTTCTTGGGGACTTTGCAGCTAAGAAAGTATTTGAACTAGAACCGGATAATGTGGGCTATCAGGTTGTGTTGAGCAATATCTTTGCAAGTGATGGGATGTGGGAAGAAACTGAATCATCAAGGAATCCGAAGGGTGAAAACAATTTCAGAAAGAAACCAGGCTGGAGCAGCATTCAAGTAAAATGTGGCTTGACTATGTTTGTTTCATGGGACAAATCACATTCTCAGTTAAACAAAATCTATGAGATCATTGAAGTTTTGAGGAGACACAGTGAAGAACTATGA